A DNA window from Daucus carota subsp. sativus chromosome 3, DH1 v3.0, whole genome shotgun sequence contains the following coding sequences:
- the LOC108210476 gene encoding protein NSP-INTERACTING KINASE 1 isoform X5, whose protein sequence is MGWLWKLQTLDLSDNNFYGGIPSSLGHLKSLQYMRLNNNSLTGEIPESLANLSRLTLVDLSFNNLSAPVPRISSKAFNIVGNTNICATGVEPDCNGTTLIPMSMSLNNTQSALHPGRPKSHKLAMVIGAIIVLISLLIFGFGLYLWWRHRHNQQLFFDVKDGHHEEISIGNIKKFSFRELQIATENFSSKNLLGQGGFGDVYKGCLQDGTAVAVKRLKDGSTSGGQKQFQTEIEMISLAVHRNLLRLYGFCMTATEKLLVYPYMSNGSVASRLKGIRGKPVLDWGLRKRIALGAARGLLYLHEQCDPKIIHRDVKAANILLDEYFEAVVGDFGLAKLLDHQDSHVTTAVRGTVGHIAPEYLSTGQSSEKTDVFGFGILLLELVTGQRALEFGKAANQKGAILDWVRKTLYKILHFINSLALNLSNWSIIWYSNVMQVKKVHQGKKLDILVDKDLKYKYDVLELEEIVQVALLCTQYLPAHRPKMSEVVRMLEGDGLAERWEASQKTEPAKYRSHELSSSERYSDLTDDSSLLVQAIELSGPR, encoded by the exons ATGGGATGGCTCTGGAAGCTACAGACACTTGATCTTTCTGATAATAATTTCTATGGTGGAATTCCCTCCTCTCTAGGTCATTTGAAAAGTCTGCAGTACAT GAGGCTTAACAATAACAGTCTAACAGGCGAAATTCCGGAGTCGTTGGCCAATTTGAGTAGGCTTACTTTAGT AGACTTGTCTTTCAACAACTTGAGTGCCCCTGTTCCCAGAATTTCTTCTAAAGCATTCAA CATTGTGggaaatacaaatatatgtgcAACTGGGGTGGAGCCTGATTGCAATGGAACAACACTAATTCCGATGTCTATGTCCCTGAATAACACTCAAT CTGCTCTGCATCCTGGAAGGCCAAAAAGTCACAAACTTGCCATGGTCATTGGTGCAATCATTGTATTAATCTCATTGCTAATCTTTGGATTCGGGCTATATCTGTGGTGGAGGCACAGGCATAACCAGCAGTTATTTTTTGATGTCAAAG ATGGACATCATGAGGAAATCAGTATTGGAAATATAAAGAAGTTCTCATTCAGGGAACTTCAGATTGCAACGGAGAATTTCAGTAGTAAAAATCTGTTGGGGCAAGGTGGTTTTGGAGATGTCTACAAAGGTTGTCTTCAAGATGGTACTGCTGTGGCTGTCAAGAGGCTTAAAGATGGTAGTACTAGTGGAGGTCAAAAGCAATTCCAAACTGAAATCGAGATGATCAGCTTAGCAGTGCACCGAAATCTGCTCAGGCTCTATGGTTTTTGCATGACTGCCACAGAGAAACTTCTAGTTTACCCCTATATGTCCAATGGAAGTGTTGCTTCACGCCTTAAAGGTATCCGTG GAAAACCAGTCCTTGATTGGGGCCTAAGGAAGAGAATTGCACTGGGAGCTGCGAGGGGATTGTTGTACCTTCATGAGCAGTGTGACCCGAAGATAATACACAGAGATGTTAAGGCAGCCAATATATTGCTTGATGAATATTTTGAGGCTGTTGTAGGAGATTTTGGACTGGCAAAGCTTTTGGATCACCAGGATTCACATGTTACTACAGCAGTTAGGGGCACTGTGGGGCACATCGCTCCCGAGTATCTCTCAACTGGCCAGTCCTCTGAGAAAACGGATGTTTTTGGATTCGGGATCCTTCTGCTAGAACTAGTTACAGGACAAAGAGCCTTGGAATTTGGCAAGGCAGCTAATCAGAAAGGTGCAATCTTAGATTGGGTGAGaaaaacattatataaaatCCTACACTTCATTAACTCTTTGGCCTTAAACTTATCAAATTGGTCTATTATATGGTATTCAAATGTAATGCAGGTTAAAAAGGTTCACCAGGGAAAGAAGCTTGATATTTTAGTCGACAAGGATTTAAAATACAAGTATGATGTACTTGAGCTGGAAGAAATTGTTCAAGTGGCTCTTTTGTGCACTCAGTACCTCCCAGCACACAGACCAAAAATGTCTGAAGTCGTACGGATGCTTGAAGGCGATGGACTTGCAGAGAGATGGGAAGCCTCCCAGAAAACTGAACCAGCAAAATATAGATCACATGAACTTTCCTCATCAGAGCGATATTCGGACCTCACAGATGACTCTTCGTTGCTTGTTCAGGCCATAGAACTCTCTGGTCCAAGATAA